A stretch of Deltaproteobacteria bacterium DNA encodes these proteins:
- the gcvH gene encoding glycine cleavage system protein GcvH yields the protein MDFPKDLKYTKEHEWVREEGDVVVIGITDYAQDSLGDVVFVELPEEGASLTASEPFGVVESVKAVSDLYSPINGTVLEVNDAIVDSPETINDDPYGEAWMLKVEPADKSELKDLLSADEYKAYVEEEK from the coding sequence ATGGATTTTCCGAAAGATTTGAAGTACACCAAGGAACACGAATGGGTCCGCGAGGAGGGCGATGTCGTGGTAATCGGCATAACCGATTACGCGCAGGACTCGCTCGGTGACGTCGTATTCGTCGAGCTTCCGGAAGAGGGCGCAAGCCTCACGGCCAGCGAGCCGTTTGGAGTGGTAGAATCGGTCAAGGCGGTTTCCGACCTCTACAGCCCGATAAACGGCACGGTCCTCGAGGTAAACGACGCGATAGTCGACAGCCCCGAGACCATAAACGACGACCCGTACGGCGAGGCATGGATGCTCAAGGTTGAGCCGGCCGACAAGAGCGAACTAAAGGATCTTCTCTCGGCAGACGAGTACAAGGCCTACGTCGAAGAAGAAAAATAA
- the tatA gene encoding twin-arginine translocase TatA/TatE family subunit codes for MPNIGIWELILIVVIILLLFGANKLPAIGTALGKAIKDFKKAASGEEERGNAKPADKSEEKKN; via the coding sequence ATGCCCAATATCGGCATTTGGGAACTGATCCTCATAGTAGTAATAATACTTCTTCTCTTCGGGGCAAACAAGCTTCCTGCCATAGGCACGGCACTTGGCAAGGCCATCAAGGACTTTAAAAAGGCCGCCTCCGGCGAAGAAGAGCGCGGCAACGCAAAGCCCGCCGACAAATCCGAAGAAAAGAAAAATTAG
- a CDS encoding antibiotic biosynthesis monooxygenase → MSPPKRVPYYAVIFTSVRKDGDNGYASAASLMLELAKTQPGFLGFETARQDVGISVSYWESLESIAAWKANAEHKAVQEMAPKWYKSFKVRVCRVEKEYGF, encoded by the coding sequence GTGAGTCCTCCTAAGCGCGTTCCTTACTACGCCGTTATCTTCACCTCCGTAAGAAAAGACGGCGACAACGGTTACGCCAGTGCAGCTTCGCTAATGCTTGAGCTTGCGAAAACTCAGCCCGGCTTTCTGGGCTTCGAGACGGCAAGGCAGGATGTCGGCATATCGGTATCGTACTGGGAGTCATTGGAATCCATAGCCGCGTGGAAGGCCAATGCCGAGCATAAGGCCGTGCAGGAGATGGCGCCGAAGTGGTACAAATCTTTCAAAGTGCGCGTCTGCCGCGTTGAAAAGGAATACGGTTTTTAG
- a CDS encoding aminopeptidase, with translation MDKNAAIAIDNIFTVNLGVKKTERVLVFSDIVRDEENIGTDERERREGSRRVAALIAEAGKKFAAVEYIEFPSTGSHGTEPPARIWKAAFGVNAAKKLEMAGILGPLLKKTATPEAIKQAEDVIAEHKAEAVNCIVALPNYSTSHTKFRDLCNRFAGIRYASMPLFEESMLSGVMTADWAKINERTVKLADTMIGADKVNVKSKNGTDITFSIKGRPVKPDTGIITAPGSFSNLPAGEAFAAPVEGTAEGTLVIEWAPTRKLASPIKVTVKEGRAVKVEGDEPYVEELRSAFAKNPLFGNIAELGVGTNEKAVNPANVLESEKILGTIHIAFGDNSTFGGTVRVPFHQDFVYFSPTLVVTKDGREIVIIDAGKFLL, from the coding sequence ATGGATAAGAACGCGGCTATAGCAATAGACAACATATTTACCGTGAACCTCGGCGTCAAGAAAACCGAGCGCGTGCTCGTGTTCTCGGATATTGTCCGGGACGAAGAAAATATCGGCACCGATGAACGGGAGAGGCGCGAGGGCTCGCGCCGCGTTGCCGCTCTTATAGCAGAGGCAGGGAAAAAGTTCGCGGCAGTCGAGTATATTGAGTTCCCTTCAACAGGGAGCCACGGCACAGAGCCCCCGGCCCGCATCTGGAAGGCGGCATTTGGCGTAAACGCCGCAAAGAAGCTCGAGATGGCCGGTATACTCGGGCCGCTTCTAAAAAAGACCGCAACCCCCGAGGCAATTAAACAGGCCGAGGACGTGATAGCAGAGCATAAGGCAGAGGCAGTGAATTGCATCGTCGCGCTCCCCAATTATTCCACAAGCCATACGAAGTTTCGCGACCTATGTAACCGCTTCGCAGGCATCAGGTACGCGAGCATGCCGCTATTTGAAGAGTCCATGCTCTCGGGCGTGATGACAGCGGACTGGGCAAAGATAAACGAACGTACAGTAAAGCTTGCGGATACTATGATAGGCGCGGATAAGGTAAACGTAAAGAGCAAAAACGGAACTGACATTACGTTTTCCATAAAAGGCCGCCCTGTAAAGCCTGATACCGGGATTATCACCGCTCCAGGGTCTTTCAGTAACCTTCCTGCCGGTGAGGCCTTTGCAGCGCCGGTAGAGGGCACGGCAGAGGGTACGCTCGTTATCGAATGGGCGCCGACAAGGAAGCTCGCGTCTCCGATAAAGGTGACTGTGAAAGAAGGCAGGGCCGTTAAGGTCGAGGGTGACGAGCCGTATGTAGAGGAGCTTCGCTCTGCGTTTGCAAAGAACCCGTTATTCGGCAATATAGCGGAGCTGGGTGTTGGCACGAATGAAAAGGCCGTGAACCCGGCAAACGTGCTCGAGAGCGAGAAGATACTTGGCACCATACATATAGCATTTGGCGACAACTCCACCTTCGGCGGCACGGTACGGGTGCCGTTTCATCAGGATTTTGTCTATTTTTCTCCGACGCTGGTCGTTACAAAGGACGGCCGCGAGATTGTCATTATAGATGCCGGAAAGTTTCTCTTGTAG
- a CDS encoding energy transducer TonB, with translation MSTKTFDRFGAYFAASLVAHALIAYLAFFTPKGLLPAAWLFPAAPRPPEPPVVVEVVDIPPQAAGKNIRPDKVKYVADRDNTVTKETVPHKSKASPTPPPSRALSEARPAEGSAEAKPVKPGDMPSKETASREKKKNAPVLFPTDTRLAELSRKYEASEHKGETGKTLSLNTGESKYQRYMLNLKRRIELYWEYPGASIQRGEQGALSVVFVIGKDGAVKDVKVVRSSNYPGLDDAAVTAIKLAAPFNPFPKDFDVEDIQINGNFEYRLVAPVPGR, from the coding sequence ATGTCAACCAAAACGTTCGATAGATTCGGCGCGTACTTTGCCGCCTCCCTTGTGGCGCACGCGCTCATCGCCTACCTTGCCTTTTTTACCCCAAAAGGGCTGTTGCCTGCGGCCTGGCTTTTTCCTGCAGCGCCCAGGCCGCCTGAACCTCCTGTAGTCGTAGAGGTCGTGGATATACCGCCGCAGGCCGCAGGTAAAAACATCAGGCCCGATAAGGTTAAGTATGTTGCCGACAGGGACAATACCGTTACAAAGGAGACCGTGCCGCACAAGTCCAAGGCCTCGCCAACACCTCCCCCATCCCGCGCTCTTTCAGAGGCAAGGCCTGCCGAAGGCTCTGCTGAGGCAAAGCCCGTAAAGCCCGGCGACATGCCATCCAAAGAGACCGCTTCCAGGGAAAAGAAAAAGAACGCGCCCGTGCTGTTCCCGACCGATACGCGCCTTGCCGAGCTATCGAGAAAGTACGAGGCCTCGGAGCATAAGGGAGAGACCGGTAAGACGCTTAGTCTAAATACCGGGGAAAGCAAGTACCAGCGTTATATGCTGAACCTAAAACGCAGGATAGAGCTTTACTGGGAGTATCCCGGGGCATCGATACAGAGAGGGGAGCAGGGGGCTCTTTCCGTAGTATTCGTGATAGGCAAGGACGGCGCGGTAAAGGATGTTAAGGTCGTAAGGTCGTCCAATTATCCGGGGCTCGATGACGCTGCGGTTACGGCGATAAAGCTCGCGGCGCCTTTTAATCCCTTTCCAAAGGATTTCGATGTCGAGGATATACAGATAAACGGGAACTTCGAGTACAGGCTCGTAGCGCCAGTGCCCGGGCGTTAG
- a CDS encoding response regulator, which yields MARTILAIDDSEVMRWTISTTLERFGYTVVTAVDGMDALEKLKGLEKVHLIITDVHMPNMDGLTFIGEVRKNAKYTYTPIIVLTTEVQAEKKEEGKKAGATGWVVKPFKPDQLIATVKKVCP from the coding sequence ATGGCAAGGACTATTCTGGCAATCGACGACTCCGAGGTCATGCGGTGGACAATATCCACCACACTCGAGAGGTTCGGGTACACGGTCGTCACCGCGGTAGACGGCATGGATGCGCTCGAAAAGTTGAAGGGGCTCGAAAAAGTGCATCTCATCATTACCGACGTGCACATGCCCAACATGGACGGTCTTACGTTCATAGGCGAGGTGAGAAAGAACGCGAAATACACCTATACGCCGATAATCGTCCTTACGACCGAAGTTCAGGCGGAGAAAAAGGAAGAAGGCAAGAAGGCCGGGGCAACCGGGTGGGTCGTGAAGCCGTTTAAGCCCGATCAGCTCATAGCTACCGTAAAAAAGGTTTGTCCGTAA
- the gcvT gene encoding glycine cleavage system aminomethyltransferase GcvT: MELLKTPLYEEHKRLKARMVPFAGFEMPVQYTGVIEEHTAVREKAGLFDVSHMGEIEISGERALEAVELLTTNNATSIKNNQCQYSILCNPEGGAVDDIIIYRFNEHKFMFCVNGSNAAKALLWIQKMAAKFTTVKDLSSSYGQIAIQGPLSEKILSKALGMDLSGLKYFRFMTTAAKPFTSEAIISRTGYTGEDGFEIYLSTADTPMLWRLLLETGSPMGLMPCGLGARDTLRLEAALPLYGNELDEVTTPVEAGLTRFIDINKHGFVGRDKLSKQIAEGPGKKLVAIEMIEDGIPRTGYRVLTKDGSPCGKITSGTFSPTLKKAIALAYVSADEAAIGTKLAIEIRGKAKAATVCKLPFYKRAKAV, from the coding sequence ATGGAACTCCTGAAAACCCCCTTATACGAAGAACACAAAAGGCTAAAGGCCCGCATGGTGCCCTTTGCCGGGTTCGAGATGCCGGTACAGTACACGGGCGTAATAGAGGAGCACACGGCAGTAAGGGAAAAGGCCGGGCTCTTCGACGTAAGCCACATGGGCGAGATAGAGATATCCGGGGAAAGGGCACTCGAGGCGGTGGAGCTACTTACCACCAACAACGCCACCTCCATAAAAAATAACCAGTGCCAGTACAGCATCCTCTGCAACCCCGAGGGCGGCGCTGTGGACGACATAATAATATACCGCTTTAACGAGCATAAGTTCATGTTCTGCGTAAACGGCTCGAACGCGGCAAAGGCCCTTCTATGGATACAGAAGATGGCAGCGAAGTTCACGACCGTTAAGGACCTAAGCTCCTCGTACGGACAGATAGCAATACAGGGCCCGCTTTCGGAAAAGATACTTTCAAAGGCGCTTGGCATGGACCTCTCGGGCCTTAAATACTTCCGCTTCATGACAACTGCGGCAAAGCCCTTTACCTCTGAGGCCATAATATCGAGAACCGGCTACACCGGCGAGGACGGCTTCGAGATATATCTCTCAACTGCCGACACTCCTATGCTCTGGAGGCTTCTCCTTGAAACAGGCTCACCCATGGGGCTTATGCCATGCGGCCTTGGGGCAAGGGATACACTAAGGCTCGAGGCAGCGCTCCCTCTCTACGGCAACGAACTCGACGAAGTGACCACTCCCGTGGAGGCCGGGCTTACGCGCTTTATAGATATCAATAAGCACGGCTTTGTCGGCAGGGACAAGCTCTCAAAGCAAATAGCAGAAGGCCCGGGTAAAAAACTCGTTGCCATCGAGATGATAGAGGACGGCATCCCGAGGACAGGCTACAGGGTGCTTACAAAGGACGGTTCTCCTTGCGGTAAAATTACAAGCGGGACATTTTCGCCGACACTTAAGAAGGCCATAGCCCTTGCGTACGTAAGCGCCGACGAAGCGGCAATAGGCACAAAGCTTGCCATAGAAATCCGCGGCAAGGCAAAAGCGGCTACAGTATGCAAACTGCCCTTCTACAAAAGGGCAAAGGCCGTGTAA
- the gcvPB gene encoding aminomethyl-transferring glycine dehydrogenase subunit GcvPB, which yields MGKLLFEKTSKDRRGVEPVAPDVPRSKASSRLKGLMREDIAGFPELGEVDVVRHYTLLSRRNFGVDSNFYPLGSCTMKHNPKINEDLCRLPGFAALHPYSPEDLSQGALELMSRLEGYLCEVTGMDAVTLQPAAGAHGEFAGMLLIKKYFEDKKEKRTKVLIPDTAHGTNPASANLAGFKVVKISSEGSPVITTESIKKAMDKETAALMLTNPNTLGLFEEHIMEIAEVVHSMGGFVYCDGANLNALMGLAKLGAMGVDLVQLNLHKTFSTPHGGGGPGSGPLAVKKKLEPYLPVPRIIETKGKYSLKFDSKKTIGRMKAFYGNFAMMVRAYSYIRRMGPEGLKRASETAILSANYIKEKLKGDFHLPFDRPCMHECVFTHKRQAEKGVVTLDVAKALIDKGIHPPTVYFPLVVDGAIMIEPTETENIETIDCFIRAMQDIAKRAETDPESLKNAPKTTGTERVDETKAAREPVLRWSKKA from the coding sequence ATGGGCAAACTGCTTTTTGAAAAAACATCCAAAGACCGCAGGGGCGTCGAGCCTGTAGCACCGGACGTGCCGCGCTCAAAAGCGTCGTCGCGCCTTAAGGGGCTCATGCGCGAAGACATCGCCGGGTTCCCGGAGCTTGGCGAGGTGGATGTTGTACGCCACTATACGCTTCTCTCGAGAAGGAACTTCGGCGTTGACTCGAACTTCTACCCGCTTGGCAGCTGCACCATGAAGCACAACCCGAAGATAAACGAGGACCTCTGCCGCCTTCCGGGCTTTGCCGCGCTGCATCCGTATTCTCCGGAAGATTTGTCGCAGGGCGCGCTCGAACTGATGAGCAGGCTCGAAGGTTACCTTTGTGAGGTAACGGGCATGGACGCCGTAACGCTGCAGCCTGCCGCAGGCGCGCACGGCGAGTTCGCCGGAATGCTGCTTATAAAGAAGTACTTCGAGGATAAAAAGGAAAAAAGGACAAAGGTCCTTATCCCGGACACTGCGCACGGCACAAACCCGGCAAGCGCAAACCTTGCGGGGTTCAAGGTCGTAAAGATATCGTCGGAGGGAAGCCCTGTCATAACCACAGAGAGCATCAAAAAGGCCATGGACAAAGAGACCGCGGCCCTGATGCTTACGAACCCCAACACGCTTGGGCTTTTTGAAGAACATATAATGGAGATCGCCGAGGTCGTGCACTCCATGGGAGGGTTTGTTTACTGCGACGGCGCTAATCTTAACGCCCTCATGGGGCTTGCGAAGCTCGGGGCAATGGGCGTGGACCTCGTGCAGCTCAATTTGCATAAGACCTTCTCGACCCCGCACGGAGGAGGAGGCCCGGGCTCAGGCCCCCTTGCCGTAAAGAAAAAGCTCGAGCCGTACCTGCCGGTGCCGAGGATAATTGAAACAAAGGGCAAATACTCGCTGAAATTCGATTCGAAGAAAACAATTGGCCGCATGAAGGCCTTCTACGGCAACTTCGCCATGATGGTGCGCGCGTATTCATACATAAGGCGCATGGGCCCGGAAGGGCTAAAACGCGCAAGCGAAACGGCCATACTCTCGGCCAATTACATAAAGGAAAAGCTCAAGGGAGACTTCCACCTCCCCTTCGACAGGCCATGCATGCACGAATGCGTGTTCACGCATAAGAGACAGGCTGAAAAGGGTGTGGTGACGCTCGACGTCGCAAAGGCCCTCATAGATAAGGGCATACACCCGCCGACAGTCTACTTCCCGCTCGTAGTCGATGGCGCGATAATGATAGAGCCAACAGAGACCGAGAATATAGAGACCATAGACTGCTTCATACGTGCCATGCAGGATATCGCAAAAAGAGCGGAAACAGACCCTGAGTCCCTTAAAAACGCCCCGAAGACAACCGGCACGGAGAGAGTCGACGAGACAAAGGCCGCAAGAGAGCCTGTGCTTCGCTGGAGTAAGAAGGCCTAA
- the gcvPA gene encoding aminomethyl-transferring glycine dehydrogenase subunit GcvPA, translating to MASKTVTPYIPHTEGDIRRMCEAANVGSIDELVKSVLPEKLRLKSGLKLPKGLSEQELKAHVEGVSSKNKGANAIKSFLGAGAYNHYSPAAVNHILLRSEFFTSYTPYQPEASQGTLQAIFEYQTLICQLTGMDISNASLYDGASATAEAALMARRVTGRNKVVIAGSVHPEYRETTRTYLYGSDETPLEAPFDTKTGLLDIKAAEAALDDAACLIIQSPNFFGTIENVKELAELAHSKGALLVVVISEALSMAFLTPAGELGADIVVGDGQSFGNALSYGGPYLGFMGLSGKFTRQMPGRVVGETVDKTGKRSFCLTFATREQHIRREKATSNICTNQGLAALACSVYLALLGKTGLMELASLNIDKAEFLKKKLSAIKGVEIAFSSDTFNEFVIRTKKNPEVILAALKKKNIVGGLALKRFYPEMKSHILVTATEMNTAADIEEFARELKRVS from the coding sequence TTGGCAAGCAAGACAGTAACCCCCTACATCCCGCACACCGAGGGCGACATCCGCCGCATGTGCGAGGCCGCAAATGTCGGCTCGATAGACGAGCTCGTAAAGAGCGTTCTTCCCGAGAAGCTTCGCTTAAAAAGCGGCCTTAAGCTCCCCAAGGGACTAAGCGAGCAGGAACTAAAGGCGCATGTCGAAGGCGTTTCGTCGAAGAACAAGGGCGCAAACGCAATCAAATCATTTCTTGGCGCAGGCGCGTACAACCACTATTCTCCGGCAGCGGTAAACCACATATTACTCAGGTCCGAGTTTTTTACCTCGTACACGCCCTACCAGCCCGAGGCAAGCCAGGGCACGCTGCAGGCGATATTCGAGTACCAAACACTTATCTGTCAATTGACGGGGATGGACATCTCAAACGCCTCCTTATATGATGGCGCCAGCGCTACTGCCGAGGCAGCCCTCATGGCACGCCGCGTCACAGGCAGAAACAAGGTCGTTATAGCAGGCTCGGTGCATCCGGAGTACCGCGAGACCACACGCACATACCTCTACGGCAGCGATGAAACGCCTCTCGAAGCCCCCTTTGACACAAAAACAGGATTACTTGACATAAAGGCTGCAGAGGCGGCACTTGACGACGCCGCATGCCTCATCATACAGAGCCCGAACTTTTTCGGGACAATAGAAAATGTAAAAGAGCTTGCCGAACTCGCGCACTCGAAAGGCGCGCTGCTCGTAGTGGTCATATCAGAGGCCCTTTCCATGGCGTTTCTAACGCCAGCAGGAGAGCTTGGCGCTGACATAGTGGTCGGCGACGGCCAGTCGTTTGGCAACGCCCTTTCCTACGGCGGGCCTTACCTCGGGTTCATGGGCCTAAGCGGCAAGTTTACGCGCCAGATGCCAGGGCGCGTTGTCGGCGAAACGGTAGACAAGACCGGCAAGCGAAGCTTCTGCCTGACTTTCGCAACAAGAGAGCAGCACATCAGAAGGGAAAAGGCCACGTCCAACATCTGCACAAACCAGGGGCTTGCGGCCCTTGCGTGCTCGGTGTACCTGGCGCTTCTCGGGAAAACAGGGCTCATGGAGCTTGCCTCGCTAAACATCGACAAGGCCGAGTTCCTGAAGAAAAAACTTAGCGCCATCAAAGGCGTTGAAATAGCATTTTCCTCCGACACCTTTAACGAATTCGTCATAAGAACAAAAAAGAACCCGGAAGTAATACTTGCCGCGCTAAAAAAGAAAAACATCGTCGGCGGCCTGGCGCTAAAGAGGTTTTACCCTGAAATGAAGAGCCACATCCTCGTTACCGCTACGGAGATGAACACCGCAGCAGATATCGAGGAATTCGCGCGCGAACTGAAAAGGGTTTCGTAA
- a CDS encoding TIGR02757 family protein — MRNTAIKKQKTGFTPHPELKRRLDGLYKTYGSEYLASDPLYFPRLFKADKDREIAGLIAASLAYGRVAQIKKSISSVLDIMDNEPYAFTMAFDPKRGQKLFSGFKHRFNDSRDISCLIYYAKQMIKNSGSIGGFFKEGVLSKNEDMKASLSSFVKYTLTLDSEPIYGRKKLPEKAGVRFFFPSPEDGSPCKRLNLYLRWMIRKDDGLDFGIWKFIEPSKLIMPLDTHVARISRLLGLSKAPAASWRMAEEVTAALRTLDPRDPVKYDFSICRLGILSECPSKRDVKKCGLCGIKDVCIVK; from the coding sequence ATGCGAAATACGGCCATAAAAAAACAAAAAACCGGTTTTACGCCGCATCCGGAACTAAAACGCCGCTTGGACGGGCTCTACAAGACCTACGGCAGCGAGTATCTCGCCTCCGACCCGCTCTATTTTCCGCGGCTCTTTAAGGCCGACAAAGACCGCGAAATAGCAGGACTTATCGCAGCCTCGCTCGCATACGGACGGGTTGCGCAAATCAAGAAAAGCATCTCGAGCGTGCTTGACATAATGGACAACGAGCCTTATGCTTTTACCATGGCTTTTGACCCGAAACGAGGTCAAAAGCTCTTCTCCGGCTTTAAGCACCGCTTCAACGATTCGCGCGACATCTCGTGCCTCATATATTATGCCAAACAGATGATAAAAAACTCTGGCTCCATAGGCGGCTTTTTCAAGGAGGGAGTTCTATCGAAAAACGAGGACATGAAGGCGTCTCTATCCTCCTTTGTAAAATATACGCTTACACTCGACTCCGAGCCCATATACGGCAGAAAAAAACTTCCTGAAAAGGCCGGTGTGCGTTTCTTTTTTCCGTCCCCGGAGGACGGCAGCCCGTGCAAGAGGCTAAACCTCTATCTTAGGTGGATGATACGAAAGGACGACGGCCTGGACTTCGGTATATGGAAGTTCATCGAGCCCTCGAAGCTCATTATGCCGCTCGATACCCACGTTGCGCGCATCTCGCGGCTCCTCGGGCTAAGCAAAGCCCCGGCAGCCTCCTGGCGCATGGCAGAGGAGGTAACTGCCGCGCTAAGAACGCTCGACCCCAGGGACCCTGTGAAATACGACTTCTCGATTTGCAGGCTCGGGATACTTAGCGAGTGCCCGAGCAAAAGAGACGTTAAAAAATGCGGCCTCTGCGGCATCAAAGACGTCTGCATCGTAAAGTAG
- a CDS encoding polyprenyl synthetase family protein — MRIQEAYDLIKGDFAIAEEGLAKNLTSGMHLADKVATYVLKNGGKRIRPLILLLSSRMAGYDGSKHTDMAVVVEYIHTATLLHDDVVDSAEKRRGKPSANVVWDNSTSVLVGDYLLSRAFSVAVTAESLEILKVLAETTALMAEGEVLQLVKMADPGITEDDYLRIITSKTAALFSASCRIPAILAAADRERKNALASYGMNLGVAYQLVDDSLDYVSTDENMGKPTGNDLKEGKLTLPLIKAYRDASEREKAVIRNVLETNGVPVKRDVETVFEIIKEYRGTERTLELAEARIKAAKAALDIFAPTPEKAALEAVADFVLQRNH, encoded by the coding sequence ATGCGCATACAAGAAGCATACGACCTTATAAAGGGCGACTTTGCCATTGCCGAAGAGGGCCTTGCAAAGAACCTCACCAGCGGCATGCACCTGGCCGACAAGGTGGCGACCTACGTCTTGAAGAACGGCGGCAAGCGCATAAGGCCGCTAATACTGCTTCTCTCGAGCCGCATGGCAGGCTACGACGGAAGTAAGCACACGGACATGGCCGTGGTCGTCGAGTACATACACACCGCCACCCTTCTCCACGACGACGTGGTCGATAGCGCCGAGAAACGGCGCGGCAAGCCGTCTGCGAACGTCGTTTGGGACAACTCAACGAGCGTGCTTGTCGGCGACTACCTTCTCTCTCGCGCATTTTCAGTTGCAGTAACGGCCGAGAGCCTCGAGATACTCAAAGTCCTTGCCGAGACAACGGCCCTGATGGCCGAGGGCGAGGTGCTGCAGCTCGTAAAGATGGCCGACCCCGGCATAACCGAGGACGACTACTTAAGAATAATCACATCGAAGACTGCTGCGTTATTCTCGGCCTCGTGCCGAATACCTGCCATACTTGCGGCAGCGGACAGGGAAAGGAAAAACGCCCTTGCCTCCTACGGCATGAACCTCGGGGTAGCGTACCAGCTCGTTGACGACTCCCTTGATTACGTCTCTACAGACGAGAACATGGGCAAACCCACGGGCAACGACCTTAAAGAGGGCAAGCTCACGCTCCCTCTAATAAAGGCCTACAGGGACGCATCGGAGAGGGAAAAAGCAGTCATAAGAAACGTGCTCGAGACAAACGGGGTTCCTGTTAAGCGCGACGTGGAAACGGTCTTCGAGATAATAAAGGAATACCGCGGCACAGAGAGAACGCTCGAACTTGCAGAGGCCAGGATAAAAGCGGCAAAGGCCGCATTGGACATCTTTGCCCCGACCCCGGAGAAGGCAGCGCTCGAGGCTGTTGCCGACTTCGTACTTCAAAGAAACCACTAA
- the nth gene encoding endonuclease III yields the protein MPAKTSSKDTSEKAQKILAALKKEIAGAKIALAFKTPLELLIATILSAQCTDERVNKTTPELFKKYKTAKDYAAADIKELEKLISSINFFRNKAKSIKACALKLVSDFGGSVPKSVEELTTLPGVGRKTANVVLGSAYGIPALAVDTHVKKVTQRLGLTANDDPDKIEEDLCALIPEKLWTDATTLFILHGRKTCKAKNPLCEECAVTALCDYYKKA from the coding sequence ATGCCGGCGAAAACTTCCTCCAAAGACACATCCGAAAAAGCGCAAAAAATACTTGCCGCGCTGAAAAAAGAAATCGCTGGCGCAAAAATCGCCCTTGCCTTCAAGACCCCTCTCGAACTGCTTATCGCGACAATCCTCTCGGCCCAGTGCACGGACGAGCGCGTAAACAAAACAACTCCGGAGCTCTTTAAAAAATATAAAACCGCCAAGGACTACGCGGCAGCGGACATAAAGGAACTGGAAAAGCTGATTTCGTCAATCAACTTCTTCAGGAACAAGGCAAAGTCCATAAAGGCCTGCGCGCTAAAACTTGTCAGCGATTTTGGCGGCAGCGTGCCAAAATCAGTCGAGGAACTGACAACACTCCCGGGGGTAGGAAGAAAGACCGCGAACGTGGTGCTCGGCTCTGCCTACGGCATACCGGCGCTTGCAGTGGACACGCATGTAAAGAAGGTAACGCAGCGGCTCGGGCTTACAGCAAACGACGACCCGGACAAGATAGAGGAAGACCTCTGCGCCCTGATACCGGAAAAGCTATGGACAGACGCAACCACCCTCTTCATACTGCACGGCAGAAAAACATGCAAGGCAAAGAACCCTCTTTGCGAAGAATGCGCCGTAACCGCGCTTTGCGATTATTATAAAAAGGCCTGA